In the genome of Arachis hypogaea cultivar Tifrunner chromosome 9, arahy.Tifrunner.gnm2.J5K5, whole genome shotgun sequence, the window TTGTCTGTAATAAATAAATCAGTAGAAGTATCTCTTAAGTTGTTCTTGTTACTTTTCATATTTAGATTCTTAAAAAAACCATTTTTTGTTGTGTACACCAGTTTCCACTTATATCAAGAAGTGAATTGCTAGAAACAATTATGAAAGAAGACAATGAAAAATCAGTGATTGAACTTCATGAACTACCAGGAGGAGCCAAGGCCTTTCTACTCATAGCAAAGTTCTGTTATGGTGTCAAAATGGAGCTAACACCATCAAATGTGGTTAGTCTCCGGTGTGCCGCCGAGTACCTCCAAATGACAGAGGACTATGGAGAGGGAAATCTCATCATACAGACTGAGAATTTCCTAAACCACATCTTCACTTATTGGACAGACACTCTTAGAGCTCTAAGAACATGTGAAGAAGATGTTTTGCCTTTTGCTGAAGAGCTTCACATAACTTCAAGGTGCATACAATCTTTGGTGTTGAAAGCTGCAGATCCAAGCTTGGTTACTTCTCAAAGTGTTGTTCAAAGTCCAGAGAACAGAATAGGAGGACTCGTATCGAAGATAACATGCGAAGATTGGTGGTATGAGGATGTTTCTTCACTTAGCTTGCCATTATACAAAAGATTCATGCATGGTGCTAGTGGAAGGCACATGAAGGCTGAGAAAATTTCTGGTTCCCTTGTTTACTATGCTAAAAAGAGTGTTCCTTTATTGGGAAGCCAATTCAGTGGAAACAATTCTAACAAgtcatcatcaatttcttgttgtACTCCTTCTGAAGCAGATCAAAGGAACATGATAGAAGAGATTGTGGAAATGCTTCCAAATGTAAAGGGTATCACACCAACCAAGTTCTTGTTAAGGGTTCTTAGAACAGCAATGGCATTGTATGCTAGCTCATCTTGTTGTGCAAGTTTGGAGAAAAAGATTGGTGCTCAGTTAGATGAAGCTGATCTTGATGATCTTCTGATCCCAAACATTGGATACTCAATGGAAACCctttatgatattgattgtgttcaGAGGATGCTTGATCATTTCATGATTGTGGAGCATGATGTTATTGATTCCACAACATCTTCTAATGACAtagaggaagaaagagagaaggGATTGGTTGAAGGCTCTCAACAAACTCCAATGATAAAAGTGGCTAATCTTGTTGATAGCTATCTTGCTGAGGTTGCACCTGATTCCAATGTGAAGCTTCAAAAGTTTCAGGCACTTGCTGCTGTCATTCCTGATTATGCTAGGATCCTTGATGATGCTTTATATCGTGCCATTGATATATATCTCAAGGTACTAACAATCAAATCATAGTTCTTCTTTCTTTGAATCCTTAAAAGTTTGCTAGCATTAGCTTGATATTCTTAAGAGTGAATACCCCACCCAACCCctaacaattatctcgaaaggacaatgatgcctccaagaaaaaaaaaatattcaattcgctcctgatatttttttttgggactgattagtCTCTGTGCAAAAAAAACAACATTAACTTTTTTTGGCACAGGAGCCTCGTTGTCATTTTGAAGTAATTTTCAGGGGTCGGGTTGGGTTTTTTTTGTTAAGGGCCTTGTTTCAGAGActgtttttagttttattctattcttttaaaagtgaaaaataacatttttagcGCTCAAATATTGCACCATTACAAATGCTCTTAAAATAAACCACCATTGCCAACAAATCAGATCAGACTCAGGCCAATTAACTACTTTACAGCTGTTGAGGACGAAGCATGGTGTGTCCTGGCCTGTTACCAGCCCCTAGAGTTGCTAGCTAGAAGTTGATGTCACATTCACATTCATAATTTACTAACAAATTCATTGTGAACTTGACAGGCTCATCCATGGCTAACAGACTCAGAGAAGGAACAAATGTGCAAGCTCATGAACTGCCAGAAGCTGTCCCTGGAAGCCAGCACACACGCGGCGCAAAATGAGAGGCTTCCCCTCCGAGTTGTGGTCCAAGTCCTGTTCTTTGAGCAGCTCAAACTCAGAACCTCAGTTGCCGGTTGGTTCTTTTCATctgataacaacaacaacagcagccTTGAGAATTCAGAGAAACAACAGCATAACTTAGCACTGATAGGAAATGACCAAACTAACCCCTTCATGGCCTTTGAGAATGTGAGGGAGCGTGTGAGTGAGCTTGAGAAAGAGTACCTGCACATGAAGAAAGAGCTTGAGAAGATGATGGTTAAGTCCAAGATTAGTTGGAACGTGATCCTCAAGAAATTGGGGTGTAGGTTAATACCTAAGCCCCCTAATAACAACAAGGTCACAAAATCATGTAGAAAAACCAAGATaacaccaacatcaaccaccatcaccaccactaccaccaccatgGAAGATCAAAAGGCCATGACTGAAGTGAATTGATCTCAACTGAAAGATTTTGAAGTTGAAAGAATATTCTCAACTTTTCTTTCACTTTTGGTTGTTTTAGTTTGGTTTTAATGGAGATTTCCCTTGTTGCTCTTAATCTTATGCTGATAATAATGTATCTAAATAATTATCACTTTCTTATTATGTTGCAACTTAATTAGACATTATAAAGTTGGGAAATATGACATGCTTTTTTGGTATCTAAAGTTTGCAATTAATTATTCAAAGTTTTATGTTTAGTTGCTTAATTAGACATTTTATTGTATTTGTCAAGTTGTTCTAAGTTTTGGGTCACATAGAATGTCAATATTTAGACTAAGTTTTAGAAAAACTCGACatgaaaattaattgatataaggATGAGGAAATCATAATAAAGAGAATACATTTCtggttaaaaaaatgtttttgatattatcaaattataaatttaagtgaattttcaaaattttttggtaAACATTAAAATAAGTGCAAATACAATCTAGTCTAGAGTGGATAGCAATTGTTCATTTTGGATATGAATTTTCTTAGTTTGATTgaacttttttttcccttttaaatTTTTGGTATGATTTTTACTTAAACTTTGAATATGATAACTTTTATGAGATTTACTGGTTTAACATTTTATATGCTTACAACCATATtaggtatataaaaaaaattaatcatctatataaaatacatattgcaatatgaaatatatattaaaaatgaattaaacacCACATATATCTATAGATAAATAGATAATGGTAAATtgccaataaattataacttaaatgaCATAGTCTTTCTATACTCATTGAAAAGGTCGTGGATTTAAGTCTCTTTAtctttagtataaaaaaatagataatgctaaattagtgttaattttttgtgtatatatgatttttttgatatgcttaaaaataaataatatagctTTTGTACTAAATCATTGAATGAATTAAGGAGATTGAATGAAGGTCTCTGTTAATACTTAATacttatttccaaaaaaaaaaaaaaagatacttcTCTTTCAATGAAATATTTAACATAACAAAAGTAGATATAAGTAACCAATTTGAACAGGGTATAGCCCATTATATCAAAATATAGAGCCCAGTATACAAAAAGAAATTAGCCCAATTTACGGCCCACAGGCCTTAATTCTCTGACGTTGTGTCATTCACtgaggttctctctctctctctctcctgttCTGGTTGTTGCAAGTTGCAACAAAACTTAAAGAGACATTCTCGGAGGAAGTGGATCTTCACCTTTGCAGCAGCAAGTGACAAGGAAAACAATCATTTGCTTTTTCCTTAAAAACAACATAATCCAGGTTTGGTATTTACCTCAAaagattttaatattaatttgtgCCTACCAAATGTTCGATACAATGTCTCAATGAATGATATTAGCCTCAACACACAGTCCATTGAACCCAACATCACTGAATTgtaactaactaaataactaattgatttttagttaagacaatataaaaaataaaaatatggaaattagaattcatcatcAAATCTAAAACCATGTCATGATGGTGTGCTATTCAAAGTTTAGGAGAATTACTACTCCCAGTGTGGTGTTGAGTTGTTTGGATATCAATGAGTACAACTCACACAgcaaaagcaaaagaagaaaatggGAAGCAAAGTGCGACAGCTAAGAATCCAGGTTCTTCTGGTTCCTTCAAGAGATGGGGCAGGAAAAGCCCCTTTCTGAGATATGGCCTTCCCATGATATCTCTTACTGTTCTTGGTGCTCTTGGCCTTGGTCATCTCTTGCAAGGCAGGTATGTTGATCTCTCTAAAATCCAAATCTTTTATGTGTGAATAGTGAAAATCTATATTCTTGTGTTATGTGAAGAAGTGAAGGTGTTGGGTCTATAAAACCAAAGGTATATATGGCTACACAACGGGAAACATGTGAATATTGCATTATCAATTAGGCTTATCTTGGAAGGCACAGAAAACTCATGCTTCTTCCGGTTTTTGAAGCTCTCATTCCAAATCCTATTATCTCACTTATTGAAGGCATTCAAGGTTCAAAGATTTGTGTTATTTTGTAATATTGGATCAACATTATTCAATAGAATCCAATGCATGGAGAACACTGTTCACATTCTTAATTTCTTAACCATGTTTTCAAGACTGGTatgcatatatataaacatatttaTGGTGGTTTTCTGGTAATGTCACTTGTTCCTAAATGCAACTAAGAAAACAGGATAAAGCCCTAGATTTTAGTTAGTTATGTTATCTACTTAGATGTTCCTTTTTTATTTGTTCTCTTATGCTTGCAGCAAGGATATTGCAAAGGTGAAGGATGATCAGGAATGGGAAATAACTGAAGCAAGAAAAGCATTGTCTAGACTTGGACCAGTAGATGCATACAATCCAAAAACCATCTCATTGGAGGATGAGCTCAAGGTGTGTTTTTTCCCCTAAATAcatgaaaaattaatatatctCGACACATTATATCTACTTAGATGAATTTTTTCAATAAGCACTGTATTTAATATTAAACTTAAACGTGTGTCGAAAAATATGGGACTGGCATGAAGAATTCACCATTATAGATAATGCTTTGGTGTACATTTTGACTATTGAATATAGTGCTTTGAGAGATAATCTAGTTGCAAGGCCTAAGAAATTTTCTTcccttccattagaaatttcaGGGTAAACATTCTTACTGTAAACATGATACAtaataaaatacaatagtattgTTTGATCTATGTAGCCGACTCCACTTAGTGGGATaagattttgttgttgttgtcttcattagTAATTTCAGGTAATAATGACTATCCAAAGGTTcacttttatttgttttgttgtGTAGGCCTTGCAACAAAAGGTGAACATTGACGATTACGAGTACAAGAAAATTCCTAAACCGAATGAGGGCAAGTGAGATTAGATTATAGCTGTGAACTAACAACTTCCAAACTTCTCTTGTATCAAGCACAGAACCAATTTTATGGGGTCAAAGAGTCAGTTCTTACATACAAGTAGGGAAGCTGTTATTGCCACTTATTGTGTTTTGACTATGGAAGATGAAGTTGAGATTAATTGTACGAATCTCTTTTTTTAATGGGATTTTTAAGTACAGAATTTAAAGCACATCCTAAGTGTGTGTTACTGTATTAGATTCTACTTTAATAAGAGTGTATATATGTCTTTTTCATATTTTGGTTGGTCAATATTAATCATTTCTTCAATTTATGCGCATTGGCCATTCCATTTTTGCAGTCATAACTTCAACTTTGGTTCAACCTTTTtggtatatttataatttaatgctTTATGGGTCCATCATTAAATACCATAGACAGtaaataaagaagtaataatcCTTCACCATGCAACAGTTGAACAATATCCCACAAATGACCAAGCATGGGATTGAATGGACCACACTACTGAGTAGTGAGTACTCACAAGCAACTCGTTCGTCTGTGACCTGTGACTCTCTCACATGTGACTCGGTACAAAAGATTACTTACACCAAATTGGACAACGACCTACTCCACTTCTCTTTTCATGAGTGTGTGTAACTGTGTTACTATTATAATGAGTTGTGTATTTGAATTTGATCATTACTCTAATAGTTTTCTTGtatattatagtttttttttttctctacttTATTTCATCCAATGATACATATCAGCAACATATTGTTGTCTCAAAAAAAATGATGCTGTAATTCATATACTTGCGCATTAGCCATTTAGGCGTGTGAATTTAAGCCCAATAAATAAGAACATTTTAGATTTTTAGGTGAAACTTCTTCACTTACAAAAAAGTTTACTGCCTTTACAAGTGAAAAAAAATGTACCACAATACACAGATGCATTTGATTAAAGGTGAGTACTTAACCATTCTTCAGTGCTCATAAGAATTAGATAAGGTTATTAATACTTAACCATTTGTCTTGCCAAGGGGTGGAATCAAATGAAAACATAAAgaattgaaaacatattatattaTACTGATGAGATCCCCAACCATTTGCACATTTGCACAATTACAAACTTTATACCCCAAGGTGTCCCAGAAAATAAAAAACCATTCTTCTCTATGTACACCAAAACCACATAATCAGAGGAAAGTAAAACCTTAAACCCCCCAAAATAGAAGAAACATAATGTAGTAAATTGCTATCTACTCCCCTTTTCTCCATTGAATGTAAAATTTGTAACCCCTCCACCCTTAACCCTTTCCTCATCATTTATTCATTTATACATTATATTAAACAGCAAAATCACGGCTCAAAGAAATTCTTCTGTTTCTCTCCTGTTTACCACCCTACCCAGATCTTttataagcaaaaaaaaaagggaaaatcaTTGCCAAGGCTGATGTTCAAGATGATTTTCACAAATTCTCTGTTGGATTTTATTTACCTTGGGCTTGGTTGTGATCGGAACGACAGCAGAGGCTGAAGAAGCCTCTGGCCTGATGGACTACCTAGCAACATGGCCTGAGATCGAGTAAGCATCTGGGTCATTGATGGGGTCTGGTATGCCCGAACAAGACTTGAACTATCAGTAGAATCACCTCTTGCTGTTGCTCGTTGCCATGAGTGTGAACTCAATCCGGAAAGGATGTATGCTCTCCCAGACGCTTCGTACACATGCCTACTCGCCATCCTCTCTTGCATTTCCTTGAGTTCAGCATCCAATGCAACGCAGAGGCGGTCATGTGACTTAGCAGAAATGGTCTCCGCAAGCATCTTTCGACAGTTTTCGAGGATTAGCCCTGCGCCGGAAAGGTCTCCCTGTTCGGCTGCAAGCCGTGCCTGGGCCATTGCCTCGGCTGCTTGGAGCCTGTTTCGCTGTCTATCTACCTCAAGTGACATCACAACCTGCCCGGCTTGCTCAGGCCTTTCGATTTTAACTTCTTCGCTTTCCAGTGTCATTGTTTCCTGAGTTAAGGGATCCTTGTAAACACATTTGACCTTAAGCAATGATGTTTCATTGCTGGATGTAGCTGGGACATCAACTGAAACTAGAAAGTCCCTCTCTTCATCAGCATATAGGTCTCCAACATCAATAAAACCTTTGCGTCCATCGGCCCTGACACGGCTTGGGTAGCTCCCTGCCTTTAGGGAAGAAAGACTAAGATTTGGATGTATACACTCAATTTCCACCTGCAGCTCCTGAACAACAACACTCAAAAGTCCTCCAATGCATTGAGCAAAGGCGTCCTGTAACACAGCTTCAGTCTCGATGAAAGAAAATGTACCACCAGACATCTCCGAAATTGAGTGCATTGATAAAGCATCATGGTCTGTGCCAAATCCAAAAGCATGCACGGGAATCTGAAAGCCCAAATTATCACGACCGCCGAGAGAAGTAGGCAAAAGCAACTGGTAATTGGGTTGAGGTTGGTTAGTTCCAGGGCCATTGACGGTGTAATTATCTTGTCCATCAGATAGTAGTATAATACTGGCAACTGGATTCTTCTCTTTTCGGTCTTCCATTATCTTAGCACCTTTTCTTAACCCTTCGGCAATATTAGTGCCCCCATTTGCAACCAAAGAATTAACAGCTAGCAAAGCCTGTTGCCGCCCGGAATCCGTCATCCTTGACAGCGGAAAGAGACGGCGGGCTGTGGAAGAGAAAGCAATAACGGAAAGGCGGTCATTAGAGCCAAGGTTCTGTATAACAAATCCCATAGCTCTTTTCAGTAGTGCCAGCTTGGTTCCAGCCATGCTACCACTGATGTCAAGCACTGTGACCAGGTCAACAGGGGCACGAGGAGTCTGAGAAATCTGTGTCAAGCTAGGCTGGTTTCTACTGACATTTTGACTCCCGGCTTCAGCAGCTGTTGTAGAAGCAGTAGCAGCTTTGAGATGAACCAGAACTGTGAAATTAGAATAACTATTGGACCCAGGAGCAGCAGAAACTTCCGGATATGTTTTAATCTCCAATTCTCTAACAGAATCGTTATCTTCGGTACTCTTATTGCAAGGACTTCTCTCAGAAACTACGGTTTCATGATTCAATGATTCGTCATCATTAAATATGCCTGGCTCTTGGTAAAGGGGAACAATATGCCGCCTACTCAGGTCTCGTCGAGGAGGATGAGGTAGAGGTAGAGGTAATGGATGGACCAAGGCCATCAAAGCATCATTCTGGGGCCAATTTATTGGACTAGGTGACATTCTTCCCTGTATAGGATCCAAACTCGGACCCGAGAAAGGTATTTCTTTCCATTTTGCTCTGCACACTGGACATATTTGGTTTCCATGTTTCACATTCGAAGCAATACAGTGGAAATGGAAGGAATGTGAACATTCAGCAGTGAATATAGCCTGACCAGATCCTTGTTTCATTTTGGTTAAGCATATTGCGCAAGTTTGCtggaaaattgaaaaataaaatgcttGTGAGAATATAGAAACTTCCAAGAAAATTACTTTGCATATGCTGATGCAATTCATGAAAGACAGCATAtgtaaaaaacagaaaaaaagtaTATGTGCAAAATATTACTTCTTACAAAGATAATCTACAGATATATAGGATATACAAAACCGATTCATTCAAAGATTCTAAGAAAATATGATTTTCATTTTTCACATGTGTTACTGGAAATCAGGAAAGGTTATTTTCCATAGAAAACACATCTCAATTACAGAATAAGTTGCAGTAATACTTCATTAGCCATTGTTCAGCTATATTCAATTTCAAAAGAGTAAGTACACCATTGGAAATAATCTTAAAATAGTTTCGGATTATGATAAAAGAGATGTCCTATCAGAACATTATGGAGAAGTTAATAATGCTTTCGCACCAAGCAATTGTGACAAAAGCAAAGGGCCAATATTAAGTTGCTTTAAGACATCCCTTCCAACTATTCaaatctttctttttcatttccgGCATTTTGCCAAAAGAAGGCTTTACCATCAATCATACGAATCTCGAACAAACATGAAGCTGTCGACATTGTGAGATTATGAAAGAAGGATGGTAAAACATCTAATCTGAACAAATAAAATCAGTTCTAAACTTCCACCTTAGTCCTCAAAGACTGCTATTATGACTCGGACTAAAATGAACAAGCCAGCTAACAATATCAtatcttaatttttcttttcgcttttttttaataaacataactCAGTCAATAGAAAGGTGACAGGAAAATGGGGAAATAATGTAATCTTATCTAAAAGAAGTGAcattaaagaaagaaataataatgtTAGTTCAAggcattaaaataaataaataaataaaaataaaaaacacaattgATGACAACTTCATAGTTACAACTTGCAACTCAAATATGTATACAAGGTAAAAGGTCAACAAAACACAGCTCTATCAACAACCCACGTCATAGGGAAGTAGAAAGAGTCGAAGGCAACAAAATGAACAGAAGGTATCCAAAATTGATCAAAGCTAAAAAAAGTCTTCTGGTCCCTGGCAATCAATGTATCTGTATTTAATACTATATGTATATGCATTCTATTTTGTCCATAAATACTATTTTGGCATCACATTCAATTAAATTCGGATAATTTGGGGCCTAAACACGCCTTAATTCAAATTAGAGGCTAAATTGTAGACGATGTATATTTTCGTGGACCCAAAAATGCTTGTTCGCTCAAATCATAATAAACTCccaaaaaaaaaagggacaaCATAATAAGGGTCATCAGGGGTCTTGATAAAAGTACTATATGCTAATTAAACAAATTTCACAAAgccaagaaaaaaagaaagaaaaattataaaaaatttcttctttaGCCTGAaagcatattttttttttggcggaaatgttatttttttaaaccaTTTTTATTGATGACAAAATTTCATTTTGCTTAATcagggaaagaaaaatgaaaaatcccATTTTGCACATACCCTCTTGTAAGATTCTTCCTAAATGCATTTAATTTGTCCTAGCAACCTAACAttcaaatcaaacaaaacataaaaagaaacaaaaaagcatTTATTTTTCCCCAAAATAAAACGAAGGAGAGAGAACTATCATATTCATAGTAGCAGTAACATTACCCAAAACAAAGTGAATAatcataatcaataattaatgtgtgtgtgtgtgtgagagagagagagagagaaaccaaAAAAAACCCACCTTTGAAGACTTGCTGCTGCTGACACTTCTCGACAGCTTCAACGACGGAACCGGCGCTGTTGGCGTAGAAGAACCCATGTCCATGTTCTCCGCCGCCGGAAGCAGCGCTGCGTTCGACAGCCTCTCGGAAACCTCCGTGTGCGACGGAGATGAGTCGCTGTCGTCTAAGGTCTTGGGAACAAACATGCAGAGGTTGAGCCCCAGAGCCACCTTCGCTTTCTTCCATTTGCTTCCCATTTCTTCACACCCCTTTGAGATCTCTCAACAACCACCGAAATGCTTGAAAACCCAGATCTCAAACGGCGAAAAGTTTCGAGCTTTGACAAGCTTAGCTCAGCTGAGAGCCCTCGTAACGagagagggttagagagagagagagaatgaaagagaaagcagagaagagagataaatagagagagagaaaatggggTTTTATGAAAAGTAGGAACGGGGCACGAAAACCGAGGAAGAAGTGTTCTTCATTGAACCAAGGCGTTGAGAAAAGAACGCAAAATTAATACAAGTGTGTTTTTTGAATGTTGAGGATATCAAAGGAGGGAACTTTGAAGGAAGAAAGAAGTAGTTGTAACATTCAATTTtgttgtgtgttttgattcattcaTATTCATTTATTCATGTGCAGATGTTGCTGTCTTTGACGATGTTGTGGCGGCCATGGACTAGTTTGTGTTAGCTGTGAGGGGTGCTAATGGAATAATAATGGAATGGGAATATGGGATGTGTATGGTGGTGAGGATTTTGACCTgtgtttcctttttctttttattttcttgtatttcctTTTTTACCCTTTTGATTGTTGTGGGGAAAAAGGAGTAATGGGTAAAAGGGCATTGAATTTCAAtagtaatagaataaaataaaataaaagcacgTTTTGGGTTGAATGGGAAAAAAGTTAGATGCTTTATTATCCTCTTTACTTGGTATCATATCATCATGTCTCTGCATTCCTTTATTGCCCCTTTACCATCCTTTCCTTTCTTTGCATTCAGATTCACTTGCATTGTGCCCTTCAAATTATACTATTACTACTCACTTGGGGCCTTGCAGGTACACCATGTCAGTCTACTCTAGATACTCTACTCAAATTTTAGCAACACCTTGACCCCATCAAGTAAATTACTATCTAAAAGTTGTTTCAAGTAATTAATAGTTAAAtacggattttttattttaatattaaagagTGAATAGAATTTtacattaatattataaaaaaaataaaattttatattgtaGAGATGCTGTTCTGTACAAGCATAATATGCAGGATACGTATTGGACTGATAATATATCGTTTGTATATTTATAATacacaaattgtgtattataatttaatattaaaataatataatacgtAATTTgtgtattataatttaatattaaaataatacaatttgCAGTCTGTGTATTatctttataaattaaaaaaaattaatctgacCATTTGCACTCTATAAATTTTATAGTCcttagaattttgtaaaacatcataatttttaatattaaagaaTTACATCAATTCttatcaatattaaaaaaattaaccattaaaCACATGCttttattaaaaagaatattATTAGGGCTATTAATAtattagaagatgaagaattaTGAGTTTATGATATCTGGTTTCATTCATATATTATATTGTGTGTATGTGTATGTGTGTCTTGCTGCCTATGAcatatttttcctttttgtattgTCCACAAATTCCCTCTTTTTAAAAGGAATTAATTAACTTATTATGGATGAGTGCTATATCTAAATACTGATTATACTTTAGGCACAGTTTCATTTATTTATTGTAAAAGTCAACAATGGCTTTAAGAGTCttagttaattatttaagttATATTAAACTCCTTGAagaatatatttttcttatctagGATAATTACCATCTATACTTGCTTTTGTCTCAATTTGTTTATATATTTCCACACTTAATTACACTTGATGAGTTCAATGagcaattaataaataaataaataaatagagtaaAAAAGATTACGAGATAAAAGTATAGGTAGCCTAATACAGCTATATCTATCTCATATATTTCTACCTAATTGATAAAAACAACTCTGTCAATTATTGCAATCTTTGGTTTAAGATCAATTAACCTTTAAGCTCCTTTCACCTTTTGtgaaaaggtttaatttttaaGTGGGCATCCATGTGTATTAGtggtttattatttaattatttctcttTCTTCGTCCTCATCAATTAAGTGATAAAAATATTGATCA includes:
- the LOC112712608 gene encoding BTB/POZ domain-containing protein At5g03250, giving the protein MTDMACMKLGSKSDVFYLDRQNWLCSTGLPSDVIVEIGETSFHLHKFPLISRSELLETIMKEDNEKSVIELHELPGGAKAFLLIAKFCYGVKMELTPSNVVSLRCAAEYLQMTEDYGEGNLIIQTENFLNHIFTYWTDTLRALRTCEEDVLPFAEELHITSRCIQSLVLKAADPSLVTSQSVVQSPENRIGGLVSKITCEDWWYEDVSSLSLPLYKRFMHGASGRHMKAEKISGSLVYYAKKSVPLLGSQFSGNNSNKSSSISCCTPSEADQRNMIEEIVEMLPNVKGITPTKFLLRVLRTAMALYASSSCCASLEKKIGAQLDEADLDDLLIPNIGYSMETLYDIDCVQRMLDHFMIVEHDVIDSTTSSNDIEEEREKGLVEGSQQTPMIKVANLVDSYLAEVAPDSNVKLQKFQALAAVIPDYARILDDALYRAIDIYLKAHPWLTDSEKEQMCKLMNCQKLSLEASTHAAQNERLPLRVVVQVLFFEQLKLRTSVAGWFFSSDNNNNSSLENSEKQQHNLALIGNDQTNPFMAFENVRERVSELEKEYLHMKKELEKMMVKSKISWNVILKKLGCRLIPKPPNNNKVTKSCRKTKITPTSTTITTTTTTMEDQKAMTEVN
- the LOC112712610 gene encoding uncharacterized protein isoform X2; protein product: MSTTHTAKAKEENGKQSATAKNPGSSGSFKRWGRKSPFLRYGLPMISLTVLGALGLGHLLQGSKDIAKVKDDQEWEITEARKALSRLGPVDAYNPKTISLEDELKALQQKVNIDDYEYKKIPKPNEGK
- the LOC112712610 gene encoding uncharacterized protein isoform X1; protein product: MSTTHTAKAKEENGKQSATAKNPGSSGSFKRWGRKSPFLRYGLPMISLTVLGALGLGHLLQGSKDIAKVKDDQEWEITEARKALSRLGPVDAYNPKTISLEDELKLNNIPQMTKHGIEWTTLLSSEYSQATRSSVTCDSLTCDSVQKITYTKLDNDLLHFSFHECV
- the LOC112712609 gene encoding E3 ubiquitin-protein ligase WAV3 isoform X1, which encodes MGSKWKKAKVALGLNLCMFVPKTLDDSDSSPSHTEVSERLSNAALLPAAENMDMGSSTPTAPVPSLKLSRSVSSSKSSKQTCAICLTKMKQGSGQAIFTAECSHSFHFHCIASNVKHGNQICPVCRAKWKEIPFSGPSLDPIQGRMSPSPINWPQNDALMALVHPLPLPLPHPPRRDLSRRHIVPLYQEPGIFNDDESLNHETVVSERSPCNKSTEDNDSVRELEIKTYPEVSAAPGSNSYSNFTVLVHLKAATASTTAAEAGSQNVSRNQPSLTQISQTPRAPVDLVTVLDISGSMAGTKLALLKRAMGFVIQNLGSNDRLSVIAFSSTARRLFPLSRMTDSGRQQALLAVNSLVANGGTNIAEGLRKGAKIMEDRKEKNPVASIILLSDGQDNYTVNGPGTNQPQPNYQLLLPTSLGGRDNLGFQIPVHAFGFGTDHDALSMHSISEMSGGTFSFIETEAVLQDAFAQCIGGLLSVVVQELQVEIECIHPNLSLSSLKAGSYPSRVRADGRKGFIDVGDLYADEERDFLVSVDVPATSSNETSLLKVKCVYKDPLTQETMTLESEEVKIERPEQAGQVVMSLEVDRQRNRLQAAEAMAQARLAAEQGDLSGAGLILENCRKMLAETISAKSHDRLCVALDAELKEMQERMASRHVYEASGRAYILSGLSSHSWQRATARGDSTDSSSLVRAYQTPSMTQMLTRSQAMLLGSPSGQRLLQPLLSFRSQPSPR
- the LOC112712609 gene encoding E3 ubiquitin-protein ligase WAV3 isoform X2, giving the protein MQTCAICLTKMKQGSGQAIFTAECSHSFHFHCIASNVKHGNQICPVCRAKWKEIPFSGPSLDPIQGRMSPSPINWPQNDALMALVHPLPLPLPHPPRRDLSRRHIVPLYQEPGIFNDDESLNHETVVSERSPCNKSTEDNDSVRELEIKTYPEVSAAPGSNSYSNFTVLVHLKAATASTTAAEAGSQNVSRNQPSLTQISQTPRAPVDLVTVLDISGSMAGTKLALLKRAMGFVIQNLGSNDRLSVIAFSSTARRLFPLSRMTDSGRQQALLAVNSLVANGGTNIAEGLRKGAKIMEDRKEKNPVASIILLSDGQDNYTVNGPGTNQPQPNYQLLLPTSLGGRDNLGFQIPVHAFGFGTDHDALSMHSISEMSGGTFSFIETEAVLQDAFAQCIGGLLSVVVQELQVEIECIHPNLSLSSLKAGSYPSRVRADGRKGFIDVGDLYADEERDFLVSVDVPATSSNETSLLKVKCVYKDPLTQETMTLESEEVKIERPEQAGQVVMSLEVDRQRNRLQAAEAMAQARLAAEQGDLSGAGLILENCRKMLAETISAKSHDRLCVALDAELKEMQERMASRHVYEASGRAYILSGLSSHSWQRATARGDSTDSSSLVRAYQTPSMTQMLTRSQAMLLGSPSGQRLLQPLLSFRSQPSPR